One Oenanthe melanoleuca isolate GR-GAL-2019-014 chromosome 3, OMel1.0, whole genome shotgun sequence DNA segment encodes these proteins:
- the MSGN1 gene encoding mesogenin-1: protein MDKLQETLITMEDALGSEHPACLPSWDWKSPAGPFELHAMSPPHSLSPTPSFESYSSSPCPGQAEAPYGSGGGLAAYGLLELPAALLPSPGQARLPKGTKVRMSAQRRRKASEREKLRMRTLADALHTLRNYLPPVYSQRGQPLTKIQTLKYTIKYIGELTELLNSVKRA from the coding sequence ATGGACAAGCTGCAGGAGACACTGATAACCATGGAAGATGCTCTGGGCTCCGAACACCCCGCCTGCCTGCCATCCTGGGACTGGAAAAGCCCGGCCGGGCCTTTCGAGCTGCACGCCATGTCGCCGCCGCACAGCCTGTCCCCGACGCCGTCCTTCGAGTCCTACTCGTCGTCGCCGTGCCCCGGGCAGGCCGAGGCGCCCTacggcagcggcggcggcctGGCCGCCTAcgggctgctggagctgccggccgcgctgctgcccagccccggGCAGGCCCGGCTGCCCAAGGGCACCAAGGTGCGGATGTCGGCGCAGCGCCGCAGGAAGGCCAGCGAGCGGGAGAAGCTGCGGATGCGGACCTTGGCCGACGCGCTGCACACGCTGCGCAATTACCTGCCGCCCGTCTACAGCCAGCGGGGCCAGCCCCTCACCAAAATACAGACCCTCAAGTACACCATCAAGTACATCGGCGAGCTCACCGAGCTCCTCAACAGCGTCAAGCGCGCCTAG